A genomic segment from Pseudosulfitobacter sp. DSM 107133 encodes:
- the hutH gene encoding histidine ammonia-lyase: MTVTLTPGTTTLSTLHQIWAHGAAAAMTSDARKGVEAAAALVAKAAAGEAAVYGVNTGFGKLASVKIAAKDTARLQRNLILSHCCGVGTPLDAATTRLMMVLKLLSLGRGASGVAWSTVALIEGMLAKGVNPVIPDQGSVGASGDLAPLAHMAAVMIGEGEAVFDGTRMAGGEALKAAGLEAITLGPKEGLALINGTQFSTACALVGLWGAWANASASVVTCALSTDAIMGSTAPLEDAIHTLRGHAGQIAVARAQRALMAGSEIRESHRDGDTRVQDPYCIRCQPQVTGAAMDLLHAAARTLEIEANAVTDNPLVLVDDSHPDGGMIVSGGNFHAEPVGFAADQIAVAISEIGAIAQRRVALMVDPTLSFDLPPFLTPDPGLNSGLMIAEVTTAALMSENKHLANPCTTDSTPTSANQEDHVSMAAHAARRLARMNANLNVILGVEAICGAQGIGFRVPLQTSETLRAVISTLRQSVPEVAEDRYMAPSLEAAAAMVRDGQLVASAELPAFVRGEMA, encoded by the coding sequence GTGACCGTTACCCTGACACCCGGCACCACGACACTATCGACCCTGCACCAGATCTGGGCGCATGGGGCCGCAGCAGCCATGACCTCCGATGCCCGCAAGGGTGTCGAGGCTGCGGCAGCGCTGGTCGCCAAGGCGGCGGCGGGCGAGGCGGCGGTTTATGGTGTGAACACCGGCTTTGGCAAACTCGCCTCGGTCAAGATCGCGGCCAAGGACACCGCGCGGCTGCAACGCAACCTGATCCTGTCCCATTGCTGCGGCGTCGGCACACCGCTGGATGCGGCGACCACGCGGTTGATGATGGTGTTGAAACTGCTGTCGTTGGGGCGGGGGGCATCGGGAGTGGCGTGGTCTACGGTTGCTTTGATCGAGGGGATGCTGGCCAAAGGCGTGAACCCGGTGATCCCGGATCAAGGCTCGGTCGGTGCCTCGGGCGACCTTGCGCCACTGGCGCATATGGCAGCCGTGATGATCGGCGAAGGCGAGGCGGTCTTTGACGGCACCCGCATGGCAGGGGGCGAGGCGTTGAAGGCTGCCGGCCTGGAGGCGATCACGCTGGGGCCGAAAGAAGGTCTGGCGCTGATCAACGGCACGCAGTTTTCCACTGCCTGCGCGCTGGTGGGGCTGTGGGGCGCTTGGGCCAATGCGTCGGCCAGTGTTGTCACCTGCGCGCTCAGCACTGACGCGATCATGGGCAGCACTGCACCGCTGGAAGACGCCATTCACACCCTGCGCGGCCATGCGGGCCAGATTGCGGTGGCCCGTGCGCAACGTGCGCTGATGGCAGGTTCGGAAATCCGCGAAAGCCACCGCGACGGCGACACCCGTGTGCAGGACCCCTATTGCATCCGCTGCCAGCCGCAGGTGACCGGTGCCGCGATGGACCTGCTGCACGCCGCCGCCCGCACGCTGGAAATCGAGGCGAACGCCGTCACCGACAACCCGCTGGTGCTGGTGGATGACAGCCACCCCGACGGCGGCATGATCGTGTCGGGCGGGAATTTCCATGCCGAACCTGTGGGCTTTGCTGCCGACCAGATTGCGGTGGCCATTTCGGAAATCGGTGCGATTGCGCAGCGGCGCGTGGCACTGATGGTGGACCCGACGCTCAGCTTTGATCTGCCGCCCTTTCTGACACCTGATCCGGGCCTGAACTCGGGCCTGATGATCGCCGAGGTGACCACAGCGGCGCTGATGAGCGAAAACAAGCATCTGGCCAATCCCTGCACCACCGACAGCACGCCGACCTCTGCCAACCAGGAGGACCACGTGAGCATGGCCGCACATGCTGCACGTCGACTGGCGCGGATGAACGCCAACCTGAACGTGATCCTGGGCGTCGAGGCGATTTGCGGTGCGCAAGGCATCGGGTTCCGTGTCCCCTTGCAGACCAGCGAGACTTTGCGGGCCGTCATTTCCACCCTGCGCCAGAGCGTGCCCGAAGTGGCCGAGGACCGCTACATGGCCCCCAGCCTCGAGGCGGCAGCCGCGATGGTGCGGGACGGCCAGTTGGTCGCAAGCGCCGAGCTTCCGGCCTTTGTGCGCGGAGAGATGGCATGA
- the hutG gene encoding N-formylglutamate deformylase: MTPVEITHGDSPVVLGLPHTGTFVPADIHAALNARGRELADTDWHIHTLYDGLLAGATTVRATFHRYVIDANRDPSGASLYPGQNTTGLVPLTDFDGHDIWQTEPDAAEIERRHVAYHTPYHVALQAELERVKARHGVAILYDCHSIRSDIPFLFDGILPDFNIGTDMGRTCAPQIEAATVAVCAAATQSHVLNGRFKGGWTTRHYGQPASGIHAIQMELAQSTYLTDEAAPWTYDETKSRALRIHLQDILTTLAEMAPQLKGTS, translated from the coding sequence ATGACCCCTGTCGAAATCACTCACGGCGACAGCCCCGTGGTGCTGGGCCTGCCGCACACCGGAACCTTTGTGCCCGCCGACATCCACGCGGCGTTGAACGCGCGGGGCAGGGAACTCGCCGACACCGACTGGCATATTCACACGCTGTATGACGGGCTGCTGGCCGGGGCCACGACCGTGCGCGCCACATTCCATCGCTATGTCATCGACGCCAACCGCGATCCCAGCGGGGCCAGCCTGTACCCCGGTCAGAACACCACGGGACTGGTGCCGCTGACCGACTTTGACGGGCACGACATCTGGCAAACCGAACCCGACGCCGCCGAGATCGAACGCCGCCACGTGGCCTATCACACGCCCTATCACGTGGCCTTGCAGGCGGAACTGGAGCGGGTCAAGGCGCGCCACGGCGTTGCGATCTTGTACGATTGCCACTCGATCCGCAGCGATATCCCCTTTTTGTTCGACGGCATCCTGCCGGATTTCAACATCGGCACCGATATGGGGCGCACCTGTGCCCCGCAGATCGAAGCCGCGACCGTGGCGGTCTGCGCGGCGGCCACACAAAGTCACGTCCTGAACGGACGGTTCAAGGGCGGCTGGACAACCCGCCACTATGGCCAGCCTGCGAGCGGCATCCACGCGATCCAGATGGAGCTGGCCCAGTCCACCTATCTGACGGACGAAGCCGCTCCCTGGACCTATGACGAAACCAAATCCCGCGCCTTGCGCATCCATCTGCAAGACATCCTGACCACGCTGGCCGAAATGGCCCCCCAGTTGAAAGGCACATCATGA
- the hutI gene encoding imidazolonepropionase yields the protein MLLTNARIATMTAPQGYGMIDDGAIVIDGARIVWVGPQADLPAEHTAQDATDLGGRLVTPALIDCHTHLVFGGNRAGEFEQRLEGVSYEQIARSGGGIVSTVRATRDATPEALLHAALTRVDAMIAEGVSTIEVKSGYGLDRESELKMLRVARQVAEVRPVTVRTTYLGAHAVPPEYAGDADAYIVQVCIPTLHAAHAEGLVDAVDGFCEGIAFDTAQITRVFDAARALGLPVKLHAEQLSNIGGTQLAARYGALSADHVEYANAADAEAMGQAGSVAVLLPGAFYTLHETQMPPVAAFRTAGVPMAVATDCNPGSSPLASPLLALNMACTLFRLTPAEALAGLTRNAARALGLTDQGRIAPDMRADLAVWDVSEPAELAYRIGFNPLHSRIFGGTL from the coding sequence ATGCTTTTGACCAACGCCCGTATCGCCACCATGACCGCCCCGCAGGGCTATGGCATGATCGACGACGGCGCGATTGTGATCGACGGTGCCCGCATCGTCTGGGTCGGGCCGCAGGCGGATCTGCCTGCCGAACATACCGCCCAAGACGCCACCGATCTGGGCGGGCGGTTGGTGACCCCTGCGCTGATCGACTGTCACACCCATCTGGTGTTTGGCGGCAACCGCGCGGGCGAGTTTGAACAGCGGCTGGAAGGCGTCTCTTACGAACAGATCGCGCGCAGTGGCGGCGGTATCGTGTCGACCGTGCGCGCCACGCGCGACGCCACGCCCGAGGCGCTGTTGCACGCGGCGCTGACCCGCGTGGACGCGATGATCGCCGAAGGGGTCAGCACCATCGAGGTCAAATCCGGCTATGGTCTGGACCGCGAGAGCGAGTTGAAAATGCTGCGCGTGGCGCGGCAAGTTGCAGAGGTGCGCCCGGTCACGGTGCGCACGACCTATCTGGGCGCCCATGCGGTGCCGCCCGAATATGCGGGCGATGCGGACGCCTATATTGTTCAGGTCTGCATCCCGACCCTGCACGCCGCCCATGCCGAAGGGCTGGTGGATGCGGTGGACGGGTTTTGCGAAGGCATTGCCTTTGATACGGCCCAAATCACGCGGGTGTTCGACGCGGCACGCGCGCTGGGCCTGCCTGTGAAACTGCACGCCGAGCAATTGTCGAACATCGGTGGCACGCAACTGGCCGCACGCTATGGCGCGCTCAGCGCCGATCATGTCGAATACGCCAACGCCGCCGACGCCGAAGCCATGGGGCAGGCGGGCAGCGTTGCGGTGTTGCTGCCGGGGGCCTTTTACACCCTGCACGAAACCCAAATGCCCCCCGTCGCGGCCTTTCGTACTGCCGGCGTGCCGATGGCGGTTGCGACCGATTGCAACCCCGGCTCCTCGCCGCTGGCCTCGCCCTTGCTGGCGCTGAACATGGCCTGCACGCTGTTTCGCCTGACACCCGCCGAGGCGCTGGCAGGGCTGACCCGCAACGCGGCACGTGCGCTGGGCCTGACCGATCAGGGCCGGATCGCACCGGATATGCGCGCCGATCTGGCGGTCTGGGACGTGTCCGAACCTGCCGAACTGGCCTATCGCATCGGCTTTAATCCCCTTCATTCCCGCATTTTCGGAGGCACATTGTGA